One Aegilops tauschii subsp. strangulata cultivar AL8/78 chromosome 7, Aet v6.0, whole genome shotgun sequence genomic window carries:
- the LOC109748441 gene encoding uncharacterized protein, producing the protein MMLTLLHIPPLPINSPSSPPPRRRRCPPPMAAFASAPQQSKPLVLGCGAVSVDYLATVASFPNPDDKIRSLALKVEGGGNAGNALTGAARLGLSPRIISKASNDALGKSILKELQDDGVDTSYMTVADGGNSPFTYIIVDNQTKTRTCIHTPGYPPMKPEELTKENLFAALHGVEMVYFDVRLHETALLVAEEASQRKIPILVDAEKKREGLDDLLNFASYVVCSAKFPQAWTGASSTPVALVHMLLRLPNLKFVIVTRGEKGCLMLERSMTDASETEETDVEDLLESLEQKVDLSSSMAKCVASKSNLRISADGVGSMSGRLIMGTAEDIPSEELIDTTGAGDAFIGAVLYGLCTGMPVEKMLPFAAQVAACSCRALGARTGLPHLTDPRLSL; encoded by the exons atgatGCTGACGCTGCTGCACATCCCTCCACTTCCGATCAATtctccttcctctcctcctccccgccggcgccgctGCCCACCTCCCATGGCCGCCTTCGCCTCCGCCCCCCAGCAATCCAAGCCCCTCGTGCTCGGCTGCGGCGCCGTCTCCGTGGACTACCTCGCCACCGTCGCCTCTTTCCCCAACCCCGACGACAAGATCCGCAGCCTCGCGCTCAAGGTCGAGGGAGGTGGCAACGCCGGCAACGCCCTCACCGGAGCCGCTCGCCTGGGCCTCAGCCCAAGGATTATATCCAAG GCGTCCAATGATGCACTGGGAAAAAGCATTCTCAAGGAGCTGCAAGATGACGGAGTAGACACTTCCTATATGACG GTAGCAGATGGGGGGAATTCACCCTTCACCTATATAATCGTCGATAACCAGAC GAAAACTCGCACTTGCATACACACTCCTGGTTATCCCCCAATGAAGCCAGAGGAGCTCACAAAGGAAAACTTGTTTGCTGCTTTACATGGCGTAGAAATGGTGTATTTTGATGTTAGACTGCACGAGACTGCTTTGCTTGTTGCAGAAGAG GCAAGCCAAAGAAAAATTCCTATTTTGGTCGACGCAGAGAAAAAGAGGGAAGGATTGGATGACCTCCTGAATTTTGCATCATATGTTGTATGCTCTGCAAAATTTCCTCAG GCCTGGACAGGAGCCTCATCGACACCAGTTGCTTTGGTACACATGCTTCTAAGGTTACCTAATCTCAAGTTCGTTATTGTAACCCGGGGAGAAAAAGGTTGCTTAATGCTTGAAAGAAGTATGACAG ATGCTTCTGAGACTGAGGAAACTGATGTAGAGGATCTGCTAGAATCTTTAGAGCAGAAAGTCGATTTGAGTTCTAGCATGGCAAAATGCGTTGCTTCAAAG TCAAATTTGAGAATAAGTGCAGATGGGGTTGGCTCGATGAGTGGCAGGTTAATTATGGGTACAGCTGAAGATATACCATCTGAAGAGCTCATAGATACAACTGGTGCAGGTGATGCATTCATTGGAGCGGTTCTATATG GTTTATGCACCGGCATGCCAGTTGAGAAGATGCTGCCTTTCGCAGCACAAGTG GCTGCTTGCAGCTGCAGAGCTTTGGGGGCCAGGACTGGTCTTCCTCATCTAACTGACCCGCGCCTGTCTCTCTAG